The DNA segment CTGGTTCCCGTCACCGTCCCCGCAGGAAACAAGCCCGACCCGGACTTTGAGACTCTCCAGCAGCAGAACAGCAGGTCAGTGCGGCCGCTGAGGCGGAATCAACGCGGTCCACTCTTCCGTTGCTCCATCTCAGACTTTGTCACGTTTCTTGTGTAGCACGGCCTACGTCATAGGCGGCGTCATCTCCTTCACGCTAGTGGTGGCCGTCGGCGTCCGGATCGCCTTCAGTAAGGTGGCACGGCGACCACGCAACAGAGACATCAACATGCCCAGGTGAGGTGCTCCTCAAGCTCCACCAACGCTAAAATGTCTCCTACACAACTTTGTGCTCCACAAACCTGATGTGAggtttctcttttctgtgtattctaatgctaataaaaacagacaaaaagaggCGGCTAAggatgcacgtaatgggacgcaCCTATAAAGCCTGGTAAAGCCTAGTTACGTGTACTCAGTAGGAAGGAATATCTGATTTTTAGCTCAATTCAGAGTACATCAAGTTGTATTGTATCAAATaaggaatactacattcaccaTGTACACAATGGAAGTAATAGTTTATTCACTTGTGTGGAGGTGTGAGGGGGGTACAATATACCCCCCATCATTTTCCGCAAAGCACAAATGGCTTCTTCTGGGTCTCCTCACGTGTGACAGGTCGCTCGTGGACATCCTGCGCCACCAGTCAAGTCCCGTGCAGCACGGCGAGAGGAACAACAGCGCCATGTTGACCACGTCTGACGGCCGCACGTCCAAAAACATGTACACGCCCATCCTGCAGAGCAAGGACAACCGCAGTGAGTGGCGATGACTGTTTGTTTGGCATAATGACGGACACGGACACACCTTGAAAGAAACGTTCTTGTAGACTTGACCGCTTCCTGAAATTCCTGGAATTTTTTGTTTGAAAGCTTTGCCGCTTGCTTGCGTGTTGGCGCGACACGCCAGCGACATGTTTGCGTCTTCTGTCGTGTCGCCGCTCGTTTTGTCTCTCAGCACGACGGCAAGCTCGCTGGCGTGAGCCCGGCCGAAGAAGGCTCGCTCCAGCAGAGATTGCGCGTCTGCGTTCTTCTTGTCTTCTCTGGAGTGCTTGTCCATCAGTTTGTCGGCTCTGCTCTCTTTGCAGCTGGGAACTTGCTCCACCATTTTAACCGGCAGGGCTCTGCTTCCAGTCCCAAACACTCTGCTGCCATCGGTAAGCGTCCTGGGGCCGTGCCGGCCCGGTGGGGACGTAGGCGAGCCCTCCAACAATGTCTGTCTCGTTGTCCCGCGCCGCCGTCGGCACCACTTTGTGCGGCGGTCGGCGCCCGTTTGCTGGACGGCGGTTGTCTGGTTCGCCCTCTGCTTAATGCTGGCCTGCCACCCGCCCGCCACCCACACTATCCACCCCCTCCATCACAGCCTGCGTCCAGATGTGCCCcccacatcctcctcctcctcttcacccCCTCCCCCGTGTAGCGCTGACATGCTCGTGTGCTTCCAGCCGACGCTGCGCATTAACGAGGGCTGACTCTGTTTCCCAGGCAACAGAAAAGCAATGCAAGCGCTCCTTTATGTCAGCGGCCGCTCCCGTGTGGCGTCTTCATCTAGGACAACGTAAACCCGTTCACACGTTGCCGTGGAAATATAGCGATAATTATCTCcaccatttatttacatttcattgGTAATATTTGACCTCACTGCCATCTTCTGTGAGCAACGCAAGTCAGTCAGACTCAATTAAAGAAGGAACGCCCTTCCACCAAGGATTTGACCTCTAAATCCATGGCCGAGTCTCAGTTGGCACACTTTCGCGTTTTtcgatgatatgtagtattctagagTGGCCACTtggtgtcagcaatgttactgtaatgttgcgcgagacacacaagcaccaggcttgctcaccagaacaacaggcttttattgcgggTTTGATTTATGTCAgcgcaggcacaataatccctaacatagGCTACGGCTACTTGTTATTAcatcttctatattgggtaggagtgcaaaggtgactatagggctgttatttcatcactacagggctctaataatgttaaaaagtgtattcaggaggtttctatgctgtaactaagaaaataatcaatttataaataaggaattgaCTTATCaaagtcgggtctggaactaattaactgcgataaacaaaGGATTACTGTACTTCCCTCAGTTCACTTCAGTAATACTATGTAGTATACTATGTTTTATGATTGTGTACTTGGCTCCTGAGTGCACACACTTTTGACAGCTATCCATTAGTGTTGTTGCACACTTACTGATGatctgaatatttatttttatttatatttatgaatatcTATCggcttctttttttcccttttttaacGATGAATTGCAACCACACGGGTTAGTCCCGCCCCTTCTGCTGCATCACCAATATGGCAACTATGGAGGGTAGCAAGTGTCCAGCACTGCATACTCACCATTCTGACAGGTTTGAGTGCAACACCCGTGTACTGAtagtatagttttttttgccGTACTTTACACAGTGTGAAAAACTAAGTACGCAAGTGTGCCAATTGAGTACACACAGTCGTGCCGTATGCGGTATACTTACCAAAGTGTACTGACGGAAATATATTAGTTTCGAGCCGATATCAAAAAACAACTCTTCTTTCCGCACACCACGCAAGACCGAAGCTAGCATTGCTTTTTGtcctctgctgtgtgtgtgtgtgtgcgtgtgtgtgcgtgtgtgtgtgtgtgtgtgtcaaacacTTAACAGCGACATCATGGGCTCTTAGTGGCCATTACTGTCAAAGAGCAGCATGTCCGGCTGTAATCTTAACAAGATCGCAGCCCATAATCATTATAGCAGGCATCGATTGCTTCTGTCTGCCAGACAGGAAACGACCCTAAACAGCGTTACGCAATCTTTAATTGTCACTTGTGTCTTTTTGATCAAGTCGTTGAGATGTGTGCTTGAATTTACCGACAGTGCacctacctgtgtgtgtgtgtgtgtagtgtgtgatGTAATGAATATGAGTATACATGTTGCAAAACAGCACCCCTCCCCCACACTGCCGATCTTACATAAGAGCAGTCTTTTTGGTGTGTATCGATCCACATGCTGCATTAATGCGACACGTAGTGTGGTCGCCATGAAGCTGCTGGAgacacttcctgttcctcacTGTGTACTCTCGTCTCCTTTTAGAGCGTGGGGCCCGCATGAACAACACCCCCCAGCTCTCCTCCGGCCCCAAGCTGATAGCGAGCAGTAGTAAAggcagcggcggcggtggcggcatcATGGGGGGCGGCATGAGGCACAACAGCAGCCACGCTTCCTTCTCGCACTCCTTCCACAACCTGGCCCAGCTGCCGCCATCCTACGAGGCCGCCATGAAACCTGAAATCAGCCGCTACAGCTCCCTCAAGAAGCTGGGTGAGTCCGGGTGGGAGGGTGGGATAttacagtgattttcaaccactgtgccgcggcacactagtgtgccttgagaaattgtcaggtgtgccgtgaggaattatccaatatcactttttataattaacatttattaatcatcatttgcaaatattatgtcaatatccacgtatacgttgacccaaatattccaattgcatttggtttatttgctcaaactgaaagaatgtaacctttgtttttgcctcattccaaaagaatagtgccaatccaaatgaatacataatcggattaacaggggtggaatattcctttccccaatccgattgaggtatcttgtagccgctcaaacggaaagttgtcagggtgcgttattcttcttctgttgtgtattggcggttggcaagcagctttcgtgtgcattagcgccatctgtggaacagaatctaaacccttctatacgccattcacaagtccataagtcaaaagaaaatatatatctatataaaacatgtaccgagttgaattataaaatattagcaagattgaatttgatcccTTCCtggttaaattaaatttatcatatcgcatgttcagatatgacgtaacacgcagatacagacgttcttcagttttaaaaatggaggccagcaatcggcattggactgctacagaaagtttgtttttgatccaaactaaatttcaagactggacagacgaaaaactggcaatacggaattattcaagtgaaagaacaactcggggaagtcggtatcacgtgatgttgatgtttacgttttactgggcatgccccattgactattctggttgattatagtgacacatgtagacaagagattggaatattcctttccatgtataccattgtttccggaaaagtcattcggaaagagaaaaactcctcatgtaaacgtggctactgtggagtgtctgtggtgtaaagactggcagagcaatgtaatattggtccgtgtggcaacacctagctcgttcctcctatagacttagtgatgttttccaatgtaaaaaaaacatgccgtggctcaaaaaaggttgaaaaacactgggaTATTGGATATTATGGCATGATGGTTCCTGGCCACGAGAATGGAGGATGTGTCATCATGTGGATGAAAAGAAAGGAAGGGTGGGGGGGACGGTCTGTGACAGGAAACATCTCTCTCACCCGCTGCAAGTGGGGGGGAGGGGCCGGTcatggattgtgtgtgtgtgtgtgtgtgtgtgtgtgtgtgaagatgcaGTCAACAGTCCACATGACGCTGGTTAGCTGATGAACGGTCTAAATATCGTTGGCTTCAAATGAAGATGGTCTCTCTTTGTGTCTTCGTAATACGCACATACGACGCCTGGACGCACATGCCATGTCTCCATCGGCGCACTTCCATACTTACACTTGAGTGCAAAATGCAGTGCACTGTCCACACTCAGAACCATCAAAATGGCGAGTGTGCAGTGCTGGGCCGTGTCTCCAGTGGAATACTTGAGTAGACTCTTGTGTACTCGGTTCCTGGTGTCGAATTTTGACAGGGTAGTTCTGTCCCAGATTGATGAGTGTGTTTGCTGACTTAGCAGAAACGAGGATCGCAATATGGTTCCATGCGTCTCTCTAGGGTGTTTGAGCTAAACCACACACGTACTTTATGTGGCTTATTGTGTTGTATGAATGGAGATGCACAGGTTGAATATACGTAcattctgccatctagtggaagagcATCAAATTGTTGCACCTTTCATGGCGTGTGGTTGGCATAGATTGATGAACAAAGATCAATTATTGtagtaaatacataataatttcCGGATCAATTGAGTGAAATTGGATCATTTCCCACAGCAGTGACTAATGTGGCGCGGCATAGTGGTTGGGAATTCCTGCTTTAAAGCAAACTGATGTTCTTCTTCCCTGCAGAGAAAGAGCTGGATGAATATTCCGGCTATTATTCGGCCAAGCGTCGCTCCACCAACGCGCCGCCCTCCTTCCACTCCTCACAGCACTACCTTCCCTGGGGGGGGGACTACACAATGGGCTCCAGGGGCACGCTGCCGCTCAGCGGGTCGCGGCCCATCCTCCACATGCCCCCCTCCACGCCAAACCCGTACCCGCTGCCCGTGCAGACGCACTACACGGGCTCCAGCTTTGACCGACCGCCACGCCGCGTCCGCTCCCAGGACCAGCTGCTGGCGCTGGGGGAGGGCAACACGCTGTCCCGCCTGTCCAAGAACCAGCAGTACCAGTACTACAAGGCCGTGATGGGCGGGAGCAGGAGCTCCGCCTCCCAGACGCTCCGCAGGTGACGAGGCCGCTCCGCCACCAACCATAAGTCTGTAAAACCGCGCTAACAACGTGTCGTTGCAGATCCCACGAGCGGCTTCTGGTGTCTCCCGATCACCTGGAGGAGCGGATGATGACGATGGGCCTGATGGGGGGAGCGGAGAGAAGCAGCATGGTGCCCACGATGGGGCGCCTGAGCCACCACCAGAAGGCCCAGTCCCAGCAGAACATCTGTGTCACGCCCTCCATGGACCGGCACCACATGATCAAGATGAACTCCCACCCGACGTCCGGCCACGAGCACGAGCGCGGCGTGGGCGTGCACGGCGCCTGGGACGGCGGGGCGGGCTCCATGGGGGGCCACCCCAGCGCCCGACGCATGGCTTTTGCCAGCAAGCGTCAGAACACCATTGAGCAGCTCCACTTCATCCCTGGCGGGGGAGGGGGAGGCCACGCCCTCCGGACTGGGAGTAAGAACGAAGTGACCGTGTGAGACGACGGTTTGAAGTATGCCGGCGGGAATGGCCCCCCCGCCGCCTATTTTAAGGAAAAACCCACATTCATTTTTGTGCGCCATGTTGTAAAAACCCCAAAGCTCCTTTTAGGATGTTCGGTGCGGTGAAGGGTCCGATGACACCAGCACCAGAGGCACAAATACGTCTTCTCATCTCGTTAGCGACACAGCTACATCTTCTTGCTACGTAGTGATTTTCCATGTGAGGAAGCATAGCTAGCTAGCCTGTTAGCTGACGTCAATGACGAAGCATTTATAAAGGCCCACATCCTGCAAAAACCCGCTGGAGAACTTTTGAATTTGGAACGTTACCCTTGACCTCATCCAAACCTCAGCAAAGCCACAAATGGGACTGTGCTCAGCGCCCCCCTGTGGACGCCTGCGACATCACATGcgagtgtgtgcttgtgtgtgtgtatgtgtgtgtgtgtgtgttggggggtaCACACTAAGGGCTATAACCAAGTAATGTGTCTGTGCAGCGTCTGCGTCTCGTTTGTGGAGGCATGCTCGTTCTTTACTTCCCGTCGGTGGAGAGGGGACTCGACTTGCTTTAAATCTTTCTTAACCTTAGTTTTTGTGACTTCAAAATACACACAACatacgtgtgtgcgtgcgtttaTTACGAGGCCACCTGGAGGTCTCCATTTCAAtaaagtcacatgacacatttgtCACGATTACAACTCTTAATTCATGATTTCATGTCGAAAACGTCACCAAGCAAAAGAGCCGATGCAATCAAATGgagtgatgatgtcacagccagtgatgatgatgtcacagagtgcgtgtgtgtgtgtgtgcgtgtgtgcgtgtcgtCCATTGTCATATCAACTTTTAATGACATGCATCCACTGCGTCACTCGTCTTCTGAAGAGGACCGTGAAGGAGAAAAGAGggacataaaagaaaatatttaaaatgggTTCCATGCTGTCATGCATGTGCGCGTGCGTGcgtcatatttatttaaaatttgtaaGATACTCTGCATACCTCAAAACTACGAGATATACTTAGAATTACACCCTCCAATGTTTTCTCTTTCCAGGATGAAGGCCTCACTAACGTGTTTGTACAAATCATCATGTTTGACAATGATATCTACAAATAAATCCTTTTAAAGTATCCTTGTCTAATGCTTTTAAAGTAAATATAGTTATCAATAAGAACATTTGacacatataatatatagtaaagAGCATAATGTGCTAATTGTCACACACAACAGAGGAGCACTATTTTCCAGAAGGGGTCAAAGGTAAGGTGGTCGACCTGCCGCCCACCCGGaagtagtacacacacaccGGAAGCGACCATTTTAGGGCTCGCAACCTCCGAGGAGCCCTGGCCTCGGcgaggaggtgggggggacACCGAGCACCGACGCGGGGCGGAGAGAAGGACCACCGAGGCGGTGGAGGGCGAACAAAAGGCCGGGCGGGTAGGCGACGGCGAGCGGCGTCAATGTGGATGTAGACAATGGCGGCGCTCAGCAGCCCGGACAGGCTTTGCTAGCGGGCTCAGAGTGGATGGAGCTGCGGGCCTGGCAGGCTGTTTGTCCGGGGATGAATAAAGAGGCCCCGCTGACGACCAGCAGTGATTCCCCGCTCGACGTGCACCTCTCTTCGGCCTCATGTTGCTTGACTTTACTCTGAACAAACTCTCTTCGAACACTTTGAGGTAAGAACGCTGTAACAAATGAGCACTTTAAATACAGACACAATGTTGGCTAATTTGTTAGCATGGAGCTAATTGAAAGCTAGCAGCTCGGCTaagctgttagcattagcaatttcTCCATGTATTTTTGCCGTTGGGAGTATTCTCTTTGTGACGTCATTGGTCGTTTATTATGGTTTTGCACGCGCCTTGTGAATGTTTATTACcgcaatacaacttttttttaacgtaCGGGCCCATCTTGTAGCTCGCTGGTTGCTTGGATGCTAACGGAGTCTGCTGATGGAGGCGACAGCAACCTGCTAAGTCCTCCTCTCTGCTCCTCACCACATAATCATCCAGCCAGGACACCCGCCGAGCTTCAAATTGCAGGTGAGATGCAAACACGCTGGTCTAAATGGTGAAAGTGTCAACAATAACAAGGCTGCATGTCACCTCAGATGCTAACATTGACTGACAGCAGCGACTGTTTTGCTAATTGTTTACATTAGCACGCAGCAGCTAGCATAACATATTTAGGTCATCATGTTTGatcttcatgttgttttcactcaGACTTCCAGAAGACAGAGCTGAAAGAGGGCAGGGAGGCGGGGCTTCATCCTTGGACCACTCACTTCATTGGACAGACAGGGAAGCCAAAGAGAGACTACAGACCTGTCAATTCCTGTCTCATGAGGACCTGGCACATGTTGTCAGTTGACTTTTCTCGTTGACGTTTTTCTGCGGCGTGACCTCCGGACACTCCGCCATCACATCGTTGTGGGAGATGTTCCAGTTCAACAAGTACCCCATGGAGATTTTAGAGATGCTGAGCGGACACCAGGCCCACCAGTTCAAAGGTCTGGGCCTGGAGCGTCCGTTGAGCCACCAGCAGCAGGTCCAGCTGCAACATCAGCAGCAActtcagcagcagcaccagACCTCCGCAGACACCTCCGGGAGTCTCCTGACTGGACTGGGCCTGGGAACCCTGCAGACCTCTCGGAGTAATGCCTTTGCAGATTCCTCATCGTTGTTTGCTAAGATGAGCGCCCCGCCTCCCTCCATCTCGCACCAGAGTCAGTCGTCGTCATCGTCCCACAGCTCCCGGAAGTCCAGCAAGATGAGTAGCAGCAGCGGAAGCTCCTCATCGGCGTATCCACAGTTTCTGCGACCTTTTCATCCAGCTGAGGCAGCGCTGGCGCAGGAGCAGCTCCACTCGGGAATAGGACGCTTTGACTTTGGGGGCAGTGCAACTAGCGGTAGCGCGGGGGTCATTGGAGGAGTGGTCACCCCTGCGCCCCCGCCTCCTCCGCTGCATCCAGGTCTTTCGGTGGCCCAGCCCTCCCCAGtaccctcttcctcctccccctctacCTCCACCTCTGTGTCAGCTTCTAACAATCCCTCTGGCGGCACAGCGGTGCCCCTCGTGGGCCAGTCAGACCCCCGCAGCCTCCACCAGCAGTTCAGCTGCATGCTGGCCGCCAACCAGTACTTCCTGTCAGGAGTGCCCACCAACAGCAGCTTGGAGCAGTTCCTGGTCCAGCAGGGCACTCACAACCACTTGGGCCTGGGGCTCAGTCAGGGGGCCACCGAGTCGGCCTCATCCCTGGCCCCTCCCCCCGCCCTGCACTCCTCCCACAGCCACGCAGCACCGCAAcctcagcagcagcaacagcagctgaCCCCCCACGCCTTATctcacccacacacccacactcACCACCCTCACCCTCTTCACCCTGCCCCCCAGCCCGCCCCCTTGGGTGGGTTTGACTTCCAAAGCATTCCTGTGCTGTCCTCCAATCAGATAGCTTCACTCATGCAGCAGGAGGCGGGCATCCCGCTTCCCCTGCCCCTTCACTTGTCGCTCCCCAAAGATGACAGCTCAAAGTCGGGGGACAGCTCGTCAACATCGGCCTCCAGTGGGGGGAGCAGGAGGAAAAAAGCCATGGCCGGCTACCTCCCTCAAAGGAAAGCCGACAGTCACGCTCACAGCAGCTCCAGCGGTCACCGTCACAGCTCCTCTTCTGGCCTCCTGGGAGGAGCATCTGGAGGCGTTGGCATGAGCGGCATCGGAGGTGGGCAGCAGCATTCCTCTCTCCTCTCATCACCGTCGCAGCAACACCAGTCGTCCTCCACAGTgtcttcctcatcatcatccgCCCCCTCCTCATCAAACTCTGCTTCTGTCCTGGTGGACAGTGGAGACCAGCGCTTGTCCAAATCCCAAGAGAGACGCAGTAGCAGCTCATCCGGTCAGGCTGAAGCAGAAGCCCTGTACCACTGTGGGGAGTGTGGGAAAACCTTCACCCACCTGTCCAGCCTACGGCGCCACCTGCGCAGCCACGGCTTGACCCCCGAAAGCCACAGCAGGAAGTCGGACTGTACCTCACCCAGTCCGGAGAGGATCTTCTGCTGCGGTGACTGTGGGAAGAGGTTTAAAAAGCGGGGCCACCTCATCCAGCACAGCGTCACGCACTCTGAAAACCGACCGTTCGTCTGCAACATTTGTCAGAAGTCCTTCAACCGCCGCGAGTCGCTCACGCGGCACGAGAAGATCCACGACGAGAAGCCATTCCGGTGCCCGGCGTGTGGCCGCTGTTTCCGCGAGAGCACCTCCCTCCTCAACCACGCCGCATCAGGGGCCTGTGGCAAACCTCCGCGAAGTTCCAAGAACCGGTCCAGTGGCAGCGGCTCATCCAACCCCAGCAGTAGCAGCAGTAAATCACGGCGAGATGGAGGTCAAGTCGTGATGTCCAATGAGGTTGCGGTCATTCCTAACACGGACTACTCCAGAAGTCGCTACCCCAACCAGACGTCCTACGACGGGGTGGTGGACGATTACAGACGCTCGCAGTCGTCATCGCTGTACTCGCCGGATGACATGAG comes from the Doryrhamphus excisus isolate RoL2022-K1 chromosome 14, RoL_Dexc_1.0, whole genome shotgun sequence genome and includes:
- the LOC131102167 gene encoding protein shisa-7-like isoform X2, with product MKPFFTPAATEPPHQIMKATIPRGMFCSSLLLFSCLAVATVTADNDVRKPPSSAGKHATTLFLLTGYKPPPSPRGAPKRAEMEDGDDAPPMAELPPKPLPQTMLPRNVTAEALKPPLGAAQVAPPPRQLVDVDVCRGYFDVMGHFDSTFNCSKGSYIYCCGTCHYRFCCEHQRSRLDQDSCTNYKSPDWAEPLVPVTVPAGNKPDPDFETLQQQNSSTAYVIGGVISFTLVVAVGVRIAFSKVARRPRNRDINMPRSLVDILRHQSSPVQHGERNNSAMLTTSDGRTSKNMYTPILQSKDNRKRGARMNNTPQLSSGPKLIASSSKGSGGGGGIMGGGMRHNSSHASFSHSFHNLAQLPPSYEAAMKPEISRYSSLKKLEKELDEYSGYYSAKRRSTNAPPSFHSSQHYLPWGGDYTMGSRGTLPLSGSRPILHMPPSTPNPYPLPVQTHYTGSSFDRPPRRVRSQDQLLALGEGNTLSRLSKNQQYQYYKAVMGGSRSSASQTLRRSHERLLVSPDHLEERMMTMGLMGGAERSSMVPTMGRLSHHQKAQSQQNICVTPSMDRHHMIKMNSHPTSGHEHERGVGVHGAWDGGAGSMGGHPSARRMAFASKRQNTIEQLHFIPGGGGGGHALRTGSKNEVTV
- the LOC131102167 gene encoding protein shisa-7-like isoform X1, whose product is MKPFFTPAATEPPHQIMKATIPRGMFCSSLLLFSCLAVATVTADNDVRKPPSSAGKHATTLFLLTGYKPPPSPRGAPKRAEMEDGDDAPPMAELPPKPLPQTMLPRNVTAEALKPPLGAAQVAPPPRQLVDVDVCRGYFDVMGHFDSTFNCSKGSYIYCCGTCHYRFCCEHQRSRLDQDSCTNYKSPDWAEPLVPVTVPAGNKPDPDFETLQQQNSSTAYVIGGVISFTLVVAVGVRIAFSKVARRPRNRDINMPRSLVDILRHQSSPVQHGERNNSAMLTTSDGRTSKNMYTPILQSKDNRTGNLLHHFNRQGSASSPKHSAAIERGARMNNTPQLSSGPKLIASSSKGSGGGGGIMGGGMRHNSSHASFSHSFHNLAQLPPSYEAAMKPEISRYSSLKKLEKELDEYSGYYSAKRRSTNAPPSFHSSQHYLPWGGDYTMGSRGTLPLSGSRPILHMPPSTPNPYPLPVQTHYTGSSFDRPPRRVRSQDQLLALGEGNTLSRLSKNQQYQYYKAVMGGSRSSASQTLRRSHERLLVSPDHLEERMMTMGLMGGAERSSMVPTMGRLSHHQKAQSQQNICVTPSMDRHHMIKMNSHPTSGHEHERGVGVHGAWDGGAGSMGGHPSARRMAFASKRQNTIEQLHFIPGGGGGGHALRTGSKNEVTV
- the LOC131102166 gene encoding uncharacterized protein LOC131102166 is translated as MFQFNKYPMEILEMLSGHQAHQFKGLGLERPLSHQQQVQLQHQQQLQQQHQTSADTSGSLLTGLGLGTLQTSRSNAFADSSSLFAKMSAPPPSISHQSQSSSSSHSSRKSSKMSSSSGSSSSAYPQFLRPFHPAEAALAQEQLHSGIGRFDFGGSATSGSAGVIGGVVTPAPPPPPLHPGLSVAQPSPVPSSSSPSTSTSVSASNNPSGGTAVPLVGQSDPRSLHQQFSCMLAANQYFLSGVPTNSSLEQFLVQQGTHNHLGLGLSQGATESASSLAPPPALHSSHSHAAPQPQQQQQQLTPHALSHPHTHTHHPHPLHPAPQPAPLGGFDFQSIPVLSSNQIASLMQQEAGIPLPLPLHLSLPKDDSSKSGDSSSTSASSGGSRRKKAMAGYLPQRKADSHAHSSSSGHRHSSSSGLLGGASGGVGMSGIGGGQQHSSLLSSPSQQHQSSSTVSSSSSSAPSSSNSASVLVDSGDQRLSKSQERRSSSSSGQAEAEALYHCGECGKTFTHLSSLRRHLRSHGLTPESHSRKSDCTSPSPERIFCCGDCGKRFKKRGHLIQHSVTHSENRPFVCNICQKSFNRRESLTRHEKIHDEKPFRCPACGRCFRESTSLLNHAASGACGKPPRSSKNRSSGSGSSNPSSSSSKSRRDGGQVVMSNEVAVIPNTDYSRSRYPNQTSYDGVVDDYRRSQSSSLYSPDDMSSQTLRKAPLAPTLHPHPQSQQHHLPLSSLLDDSEDEVTSSAMSAIAAAAAASCNINTEGRDGERRDIIGGLLGGLGFGNLGGPSSSPSLNGSTMPLTHHSQIPTKPRRPRKPREKRDPNNIVRRRRSPAPPGDGSERPYGCQLCGKRFRRAETLRRHNRVHTGEKPHACDVCGKMFREPFHLTKHLTVHSGQKNYKCNLCGKMFAYAQSLVRHGKLHRKGEIDNQGRRIKGAAAAISQVAGSDFFSSCSQEEKSPTSGTPSQRLYTCTVCWKSFRHYFHLTAHQQTVHGGGVGLEKSFRCEVCGKAFAYSNSLVRHKLSQHGIDRSGQRVNHSPAPGYSPLFYDSSSVSTYSASSHMQQVASQPPPLQQQEAQHPFHYRPKNFHKEPEQMKKRRNKRRRVVIHSIMRDGKLVGVPLSKETRRKLLMLRKRRGRLQAHINKKKLLAQLRVCGGAAAIKSWLGGAVRVAGLMSMDIPIKRFPCPVCPSATYARMGSVLLHRAVRHPPRMWGRRARLQCAVCGRRSGSLFKALKHRGHHLKQISSQCHKCRRRFWNQRLLDRHKYSCRASRLGGCVGNWALMKIKSPLSDGEHSPVQLTMPALVPHERSSVLTEYAH